The following nucleotide sequence is from Psychroflexus torquis ATCC 700755.
GTTGCTTTGTTCACTTCCTGTTATCGTATCGAGATAAACAGCTCTGTCCAATTGTTCTAAGTAAATTTCTAATTCCATTTCAATACTCATATTTTTCAGCATCTTATAGTCCATCGAAGCTATAAGCTGCTCCTGAAGTAATTTATCAGGTAATGACGATGTGAATGTGCTCACAAAAATAATTTTATATTTAATATTCTA
It contains:
- a CDS encoding CopG family transcriptional regulator yields the protein MSTFTSSLPDKLLQEQLIASMDYKMLKNMSIEMELEIYLEQLDRAVYLDTITGSEQSNRRPSVIISGNLKTGIICPKILN